The following coding sequences are from one Schizosaccharomyces osmophilus chromosome 1, complete sequence window:
- the atf1 gene encoding DNA-binding transcription factor, Atf-CREB family Atf1 — MSPSPNNAPNNYNSSEVPPNLNSNSAVNKNNPSVPNNIGIPSAQPPQQPQSNDGGDPLEQPAGVTPSFVGSLKLDFEPNPFEHSFGSTPSVNQHPGTSTNRPVPSAIPPSLSRTLLPPVSSIASPDILGAPGIASPLAYPAWSGFSRPGAQNPLSPAIYDATLRPDYLNTPSDPASMAMGSRFSFGTGFTPGGNESFRSFLTPTGASFPAPSPGTANLLGFQPFDSQYPDQYRFTPRDGKPPVSTGTNGEQSDYFGANAAVHGLCLLSQVPEQQKMQQSIPHETDPSTSAAVANLLKQSQSQQSQHYPESIRPSFTHNGNNPMEHQNMGQQPYYMNANQMRGDMQPSVYGETVNPADPSLNLRPSNNYGMHMNNMSHMGRGGGREVSSNGMPVQVKSEVSEHQESQPRAIPRAMSGNSNVSPSGSPSETDMKDIDGFNGDSSNSKSGSTPRRNSKNETDDEKRKSFLERNRQAALKCRQRKKQWLSNLQAKVEFYGNENEILSAQVSALREEIVSLKTLLIAHKECPVAKGNSAAVATTIIGNGDMSQRINLGY, encoded by the coding sequence atGTCTCCTTCTCCCAATAACGCGCCGAACAACTACAACTCCTCTGAAGTCCCTCCCAACCTTAATTCTAATTCTGCCGTGAACAAAAATAACCCTTCTGTTCCCAACAACATAGGTATCCCTTCTGCGCAACCGCCTCAGCAACCGCAATCGAACGATGGTGGTGATCCTCTTGAACAGCCTGCAGGAGTGACTCCTTCTTTCGTTGGTTCATTAAAATTGGATTTTGAGCCTAACCCTTTTGAGCATTCTTTCGGTTCTACTCCTTCTGTAAATCAACATCCAGGTACTTCTACGAATCGCCCTGTTCCTTCCGCAATCCCTCCTTCCCTTTCCCGAACTTTACTTCCTCCCGTGTCTTCCATCGCCTCTCCAGATATTTTGGGTGCTCCTGGTATTGCTTCCCCACTTGCGTATCCTGCATGGTCTGGGTTTAGTCGTCCAGGTGCGCAAAACCCCCTTTCTCCTGCTATTTACGATGCCACTCTTCGACCTGACTACCTCAACACTCCTTCTGACCCCGCTTCAATGGCTATGGGATCAAGGTTCTCCTTTGGTACTGGATTCACCCCTGGAGGCAATGAAtcttttcgttcttttctaaCCCCAACAGGTGCTAGTTTTCCTGCTCCTTCACCCGGAACTGCTAATCTTTTAGGATTTCAACCCTTTGATTCACAGTATCCTGATCAGTATCGTTTCACTCCGAGAGACGGCAAGCCTCCTGTTTCGACTGGTACAAATGGAGAACAGTCTGATTACTTTGGTGCCAATGCTGCCGTTCACGgtctttgtttactttcaCAAGTCCCTGAGCAGCAAAAAATGCAGCAATCCATTCCGCATGAGACGGATCCTTCGACATCGGCGGCTGTTGCGAATTTGCTGAAACAATCTCAGTCTCAGCAATCTCAGCATTATCCCGAGTCTATTCGTCCGTCTTTTACACACAATGGCAACAATCCCATGGAACACCAAAATATGGGCCAACAACCTTATTACATGAATGCCAACCAAATGCGTGGTGATATGCAGCCTTCCGTGTATGGCGAAACTGTCAACCCTGCTGATCCTTCTCTCAATTTACGTCCATCCAACAATTATGGAATGCACATGAACAACATGTCTCACATGGGACGGGGTGGAGGCAGAGAGGTATCTAGCAACGGTATGCCGGTTCAAGTCAAATCTGAAGTCAGTGAACATCAGGAATCACAACCGCGTGCTATACCGCGTGCTATGTCCGGTAACTCCAATGTATCTCCTTCAGGATCTCCTAGCGAGACTGACATGAAGGATATTGACGGTTTTAATGGTGATAGTAGTAATAGTAAAAGTGGCTCGACTCCTCGTCGAAATtcgaaaaatgaaactgatgatgaaaaacgaaaaagctttttagaACGCAATCGCCAAGCTGCGCTCAAGTGTCGCCAACGCAAAAAGCAATGGCTATCCAATCTTCAAGCGAAGGTTGAATTTTATGGCAATGAAAATGAGATTTTGAGCGCGCAGGTTAGTGCTCTCAGAGAAGAAATTGTCAGTTTGAAAACACTGTTAATTGCTCACAAAGAGTGTCCAGTTGCAAAAGGCAATTCTGCAGCGGTCGCTACAACAATCATCGGCAATGGTGATATGTCCCAACGGATTAATTTAGGTTACTAG
- the fic1 gene encoding contractile ring-membrane anchor Fic1: protein MSNKQLGTLIVRVANAKNLPNKALIGKQNPYCSCRVGEIVKRTHTDKRSGQAPFWNAVLEFPIRSESYNTMKVYVYHQGFRKHAHLIGDTVLSFQKALNQGEQSQWYELKNDFQFAGEISIQFKFLPSDPDYFKFANPSTSTTSLPFPQFSVATLASLPTSASDPSISTKKTKKTRHPLPTPPIGPSQDYNDFLDDASSFSHQANELPSFPSPSMVDEYYYENDYPESVDEFPIDEPSIYSHSTLPPVPIIQEDPDNYHPLPPVPPPHTSHRDSFPSSYYR, encoded by the exons ATGTCAAATAAGCAACTAGGGACCCTTATTGTACGCGTTGCAAATGCG AAAAATTTGCCCAACAAGGCTCTTATCGGGAAACAAAACCCTTACTGTAGCTGTCGTGTTGGAGAAATTGTAAAGCGTACCCATACCGATAAACGGAGCGGGCAAGCTCCTTTTTGGAATGCGGTTTTGGAATTTCCCATTCGCAGCGAAAGTTACAACACCATGAAGGTGTACGTGTACCATCAAGGATTCCGGAAACACGCCCATCTAATCGGTGACACCGtactttcatttcaaaaagctCTCAACCAAGGCGAGCAAAGCCAATGGtatgaattaaaaaacgACTTTCAATTTGCTGGCGAAATCTCTattcaattcaaatttctcCCTTCTGACCCCGATTACTTCAAATTCGCCAATCCTTCCACTTCTACGACTTCTCTTCCTTTCCCCCAATTTAGTGTTGCTACGTTGGCCTCTTTACCGACTTCTGCCTCTGATCCGTCCATTTCCACTAAAAAGACGAAAAAGACGCGCCATCCTCTTCCCACTCCCCCAATCGGTCCCTCTCAGGACTATAACGATTTCCTTGACGATGCATCGTCCTTTTCCCACCAAGCAAACGAATTGCCTTCTTTCCCATCTCCCTCCATGGTTGACGAATATTATTACGAGAATGACTATCCGGAATCCGTCGACGAATTTCCAATAGACGAGCCTTCGATATATTCTCATTCCACTCTTCCACCCGTTCCCATAATCCAAGAGGATCCCGACAATTATCACCCTCTGCCTCCAGTTCCTCCTCCTCACACATCGCATCGGGACTCGTTTCCCTCATCTTATTATCGCTAA
- the mbf1 gene encoding multiprotein bridging factor Mbf1 → MSDWDNVTTIGSRTGPGARTHVAKTQSQLNSARRAGAVVGTEKKYATGNRSQDPAGQHLTKIDRENEVKPPSTTNRSVAQAIQKARQDKKWAQKDLAQRINEKPQVVNDYEGSRGVPTQQVLTKMERALGVKLRGQNIGAPLGGPKKK, encoded by the coding sequence ATGTCTGACTGGGATAACGTTACAACCATTGGAAGCCGTACTGGACCTGGAGCACGCACTCATGTTGCCAAGACACAATCTCAACTCAACAGCGCTCGTCGTGCTGGAGCCGTTGTTGGCACTGAAAAGAAGTATGCCACTGGCAATCGCTCTCAAGATCCTGCTGGACAGCACTTAACCAAGATAGACCGTGAAAACGAGGTCAAGCCTCCATCGACCACCAACCGTTCTGTTGCTCAAGCGATTCAAAAGGCACGCCAAGACAAGAAATGGGCACAAAAGGATTTGGCCCAAAGAATCAACGAAAAGCCTCAGGTCGTCAACGACTATGAAGGTAGTCGTGGTGTACCTACCCAACAAGTTTTGACCAAGATGGAGCGTGCTTTGGGTGTGAAGTTGCGTGGTCAAAACATCGGTGCGCCTTTGGGTGGCCCTAAAAAGAAGTAA
- a CDS encoding protein with a role in clearing aggregate protein — translation MYNSYQEERLPALLSVIRGLNHILDDKMDEAVKIFNNGNTSFHLSGQAVVSFIQAVLTFEPSRFGESQNKIDIAIKALTEDKDYASKNNLYLCTFDPGIEYRVSIGLMLLLSALIGFCSESIVTSVKSVYKLRKAHGIFNKINKRHFESFTKAFQSTDDKDIDTVNEYVQTGTLLCTGLFTLLISLLPPKMITILSLLGYKGDRDMALNYMWMPALQRPSGFFAAVAFAALIQYYSGAVQLCSIYRVTPTEPDGWPVHRCFDILSKIRETHPEGPMWPLHEAKLLSMVKKQTEAIHVLNDLMSKPPPKLMQLEVLIVFEHALDCAFSHRYNDGARSFMKLSSLNDSSAGLYSYFAAACFLQDVQANANVEALVSASQLLEPLGKLLTDKTAPLDIYIRRKVKKLSERRASVGNEGGLAEYVGFSPLYELIYVWNGFRRMNVEELSHFDVERVQPWQDEGDDVCQALVKATLWRNLGKLNESKVLLQKLCQVTKPTESWAIAFAHYEMAVVLFEIDCLSKNSLKECDNFLKAARDFGGDNEFESRLTIRVQLARHVVRQCLQEA, via the coding sequence ATGTACAATTCCTACCAAGAAGAAAGGTTACCGGCTCTTTTGTCCGTCATCCGTGGTTTAAATCATATCTTGGATGACAAAATGGATGAAGCTgtcaaaattttcaataatgGTAATACCTCCTTTCATCTAAGCGGCCAGGCTGTTGTCTCTTTTATTCAAGCTGTTTTAACCTTTGAGCCTTCTCGGTTTGGGGAAtctcaaaataaaatcgaTATAGCCATTAAAGCTCTTACAGAAGACAAGGATTAtgcttccaaaaacaaccTTTATCTCTGTACATTTGATCCTGGAATCGAGTATCGTGTATCCATTGGTCTCATGCTCTTGTTGTCCGCCCTTATAGGGTTTTGCTCAGAGTCCATCGTAACAAGTGTAAAGTCAGTATACAAGCTTCGTAAAGCCCATGGTATatttaacaaaataaacaagcGTCATTTTGAGTCCTTTACTAAGGCTTTTCAAAGCACAGATGACAAGGATATCGATACGGTGAATGAGTATGTACAGACGGGAACTCTTTTGTGTACGGGATTGTTTACacttttgatttctttgcttCCTCCAAAGATGATTACCATTTTGAGCTTGCTAGGTTACAAGGGAGACCGGGACATGGCTCTTAATTATATGTGGATGCCCGCACTCCAGAGACCTTCTGGATTCTTTGCCGCAGTAGCATTTGCAGCACTCATTCAATATTACAGTGGTGCTGTGCAATTGTGCAGTATTTATAGAGTTACACCGACCGAGCCTGATGGATGGCCCGTTCACCGTTGCTTTGATATTCTCTCCAAAATTAGAGAAACTCACCCTGAGGGCCCAATGTGGCCTTTGCATGAAGCAAAGTTGCTTTCCATGGTTAAGAAACAAACTGAAGCCATTCATGTTTTGAATGACCTTATGTCAAAGCCGCCGCCTAAACTTATGCAATTAGAAGTTTTAATTGTATTTGAGCACGCTCTGGATTGTGCATTTTCTCATCGTTATAACGATGGTGCACGGagttttatgaaattaTCTAGCTTAAATGATTCTAGTGCAGGGTTATACTCATACTTTGCTGCCGCATGCTTTTTGCAAGATGTGCAAGCCAATGCTAATGTCGAGGCTTTAGTGAGCGCATCTCAGCTACTTGAACCATTGGGTAAGCTTTTAACTGATAAGACTGCTCCTTTGGATATTTATATACGACGAAAAGTGAAGAAACTCTCCGAACGAAGAGCTAGTGTTGGCAATGAAGGTGGATTGGCAGAATATGTCGGCTTTTCTCCTTTGTATGAACTCATTTACGTTTGGAACGGGTTTCGACGGATGAATGTGGAAGAACTGTCTCATTTTGATGTGGAACGAGTCCAGCCTTGGCAAGATGAAGGTGATGATGTTTGCCAAGCATTAGTTAAAGCTACTTTATGGAGAAATTTAGGAAAACTGAATGAAAGCAAGgtccttcttcaaaaactgtGTCAAGTTACAAAACCCACTGAAAGTTGGGCTATCGCTTTTGCTCACTATGAAATGGCAGTCGTCCTTTTCGAAATTGACTGTCTATCTAAAAACTCTTTGAAGGAATGtgataattttttgaaagctgCTCGTGATTTTGGAGGTGacaatgaatttgaaagtCGGCTAACTATTCGGGTTCAACTAGCAAGACATGTTGTACGACAATGCCTTCAAGAAGCCTAA
- the wdr74 gene encoding ribosome assembly factor, WD repeat protein Nsa1/Wdr74, producing MKLLCGDELGQLKLIELKKGIDASNPDSEAPKIQRFGKLDKQNAILFFCENENYVYVVRKNAAIECWDLRKEPPVLVSLWQLDEKLVENASIVSFQYAHGWLMVALSSGTIVFRNPELGEVQKIQVSSPLSCATLHPRIAGVLAIGGEENDVSIYSCNPSCSSSIDLSTLWDQSKIVRLFQGKNVKNNALDLRVRVWVTGIVFTEELFNAIDGKSEDDSAPAFHFATITHYGQLRFYYTKQARRPIYSTDISTSELNRVGILPSVNMLYFSDKRAQVIVFDPINKKIVGRFQGVKGSASCIHNLGDLVAIVGLDRHLRVYDVHRNHLANAYVKVMPTSILLLNDRDEEVIKEEENRAAKEEEEEEIWRNMEQLDDKEEKKDGRKTKKQKRS from the exons ATGAAATTGCTTTGTGGAGATGAATTAGGACAATTAAAAT TaattgaattaaaaaagggaattgaCGCTTCAAATCCAGATTCTGAAGCTCCTAAGATTCAACGCTTTGGAAAGCTAGATAAACAGAACgcaattttatttttctgtGAGAACGAAAAT TATGTCTACGTCGTTCGTAAAAATGCTGCTATTGAGTGCTGGGATTTAAGAAAAGAGCCCCCAGTCTTAGTCAGTCTATGGCAATTGGATGAAAAACTTGTAGAGAATGCATCTATTGTTTCCTTCCAATATGCTCATGGATGGCTTATGGTCGCTTTGAGTAGTGGAACAATCGTGTTCCGAAATCCGGAATTAGGTGAAGTACAAAAGATCCAAGTTTCTTCACCGTTGTCCTGTGCTACCTTGCATCCACGAATTGCTGGTGTCCTTGCTATTGGTGGAGAGGAAAACGATGTTTCTATATATTCGTGCAACCCTAGCTGCTCTTCCTCGATTGACTTGTCGACGTTATGGGATCAAAGCAAGATTGTTCGTCTTTTCCAAGGaaagaatgtaaaaaacaatgctttAGATCTTCGGGTTCGTGTTTGGGTTACAGGTATTGTTTTTACGGAAGAACTCTTCAACGCCATTGATGGCAAAAGTGAAGACGATTCAGCACcagcttttcattttgctaCTATCACTCATTACGGACAG TTGAGATTTTATTATACTAAGCAGGCGCGACGACCGATCTATAGTACCGATATCTCTACATCTGAACTCAACCGTGTTGGTATTTTGCCTTCTGTAAATATGTTGTATTTTTCTGATAAGCGCGCCCAAGTCATTGTGTTCGACCcaataaataagaaaattgTGGGGCGTTTTCAAGGTGTTAAAGGCTCTGCGTCTTGCATTCATAACCTTGGCGATCTCGTCGCTATCGTTGGTCTCGACAGACATCTTCGAGTTTATGATGTCCATCGAAATCATTTGGCTAACGCGTACGTTAAAGTAATGCCTACTAGCATTTTGCTTCTCAACGACCGTGATGAAGAAGTCATcaaggaagaagagaatCGCGCTgcgaaagaagaagaagaagaagaaatatgGCGCAATATGGAGCAGTTGGACGAcaaggaagagaaaaaggatggcagaaagacaaaaaaacaaaagagatCGTGA
- the rfc5 gene encoding DNA replication factor C complex subunit Rfc5: MLWLDQYRPKTLSSLDYHKQLSERLISLAATNEFPHLLIYGPSGAGKKTRTVAILRELYGAGAEKLKIDQRTFLTPSNRKIQINIVSSLHHIEITPSDVGNYDRVVMQELLKDIAQSAQVDVQAKKRFKVVIINVADELTRDAQAALRRTMEKYSNNIRLILVANSTSKIIEPIRSRTLMVRVAAPSESDIMKVMSQILATQELEAPASLLEKIANNCSRNLRKAILLLETIHAKSPHNRQLTDNGSQLPLPDWQTFIIQMGTSMLQEQSPARILVVRSMLYDLLSHCIPPSIIFKELLGFFLLKVDAKMHPLLIQSVANYEHRARMGNKSIFHLEAFIAYFMKTYTMLLLGMELPSL, translated from the exons ATGCTTTGGTTAGACCAGTATCGCCCAAAAACGCTCTCATCTTTAGATTACCATAAACAATTATCCGAGCGGTTGATTTCTCTGGCAGCTACAAATGAATTCCCACATTTATTAATTTACGGACCAAGCGGTGCaggaaaaaagacaagGACAGTTGCTATTCTACGTGAATTATACGGCGCTGGTGCCGAAAAG TTAAAAATTGATCAGCGGACGTTTCTAACTCCAAGTAATCGtaaaatccaaataaaTATTGTTTCAAGTTTGCATCACATAGAGATCACGCCTAGTGATGTTGGAAACTATGATCGAGTTGTCATGCAGGAGTTGTTGAAGGACATTGCCCAATCTGCGCAGGTTGATGTACAGGCTAAAAAGAGATTTAAAG TGGTGATCATCAATGTAGCCGATGAATTGACAAGAGATGCGCAAGCAGCTCTTCGTCGGACTATGGAAAAATACTCGAATAATATTCGGCTTATTCTTGTTGCTAACTCAACTTCTAAAATCATTGAGCCCATTCGCTCTCGTACATTAATGGTCCGTGTTGCTGCACCTTCCGAATCGGACATTATGAAAGTCATGTCCCAAATTCTCGCTACCCAAGAATTAGAAGCACCGGCTTCTCTTCTCGAAAAGATAGCTAATAACTGCAGTCGCAATCTAAGAAAAGCTATTTTACTGTTAGAAACCATTCATGCAAAGTCACCTCATAATCGTCAGTTAACAGACAATGGATCTCAATTACCATTGCCGGATTGGCAAACGTTTATAATCCAAATGGGGACTTCCATGCTTCAAGAACAATCGCCCGCTCGAATCTTGGTAGTACGTTCCATGTTATATGATCTTCTCTCTCATTGTATTCCGCCAAgcatcattttcaaagaactcctcggtttctttttactgAAAGTGGATGCTAAAATGCACCCGCTTCTCATCCAGTCAGTTGCGAACTATGAGCATCGGGCTCGAATGGGTAATAAATCCATCTTTCATTTGGAGGCGTTCATTGCATATTTTATGAAAACCTATACCAT GCTGCTTTTGGGAATGGAGCTTCCTTCTCTATAG
- the yhm2 gene encoding mitochondrial carrier, tricarboxylic acid Yhm2 — protein sequence MSEIQKKQTSAANLLLGAGLNLFETSSLGHPLEVTKVQMAANRTQTMEQVLKSILSRGGILGFYQGLIPWAWIEASTKGAVLLFTSAELEYWGRRAGFSSTAAGALAGMGGGIAQAYATMGLCTCMKTAEVTRAKQAATAVSVPSTFRVFTDLYKEKGIRGINRGVNAVALRQMSNWGSRFALSRFFERPIRYLSGSKESDPLTSAQRFVASVAGGALSCWNQPVEVARVEMQSLTNGTQNSSRGIVATIRSVYDSNGIKGLYRGVVPRMGLGAYQTVVMVFLADSIRSFFNQD from the exons ATGAgtgaaattcaaaagaaacaaacttCTGCTGCGAATTTGCTCTTGGGCGCAGGCCTAAACTTGTTTGA AACCTCTTCTTTGGGTCATCCGTTGGAAGTGACCAAG gtcCAAATGGCAGCCAACCGTACCCAAACCATGGAGCAAGTCTTAAAGTCGATTCTTTCGCGAGGCGGCATCCTCGGTTTCTATCAAGGGTTAATTCCCTGGGCTTGGATTGAGGCTTCTACCAAGGGAGCCGTGCTTCTTTTCACTTCGGCTGAGTTGGAGTACTGGGGACGTCGTGCTGGATTCTCTTCCACCGCAGCCGGTGCTTTAGCTGGTATGGGCGGTGGTATTGCCCAAGCGTATGCTACCATGGGCCTTTGTACTTGCATGAAAACCGCCGAAGTCACTCGTGCCAAGCAAGCTGCCACCGCGGTTAGTGTCCCTAGTACTTTCCGCGTCTTTACCGATTTGTACAAGGAAAAGGGCATCCGTGGTATTAATCGAGGCGTTAATGCCGTTGCTCTTCGTCAAATGTCGAATTGGGGTAGCCGTTTTGCTCTTTCTCGCTTTTTCGAACGACCTATCCGGTACTTGTCAGGAAGCAAAGAATCGGATCCTTTGACCTCAGCACAGCGATTTGTTGCTAGCGTAGCAGGTGGTGCGTTGAGTTGTTGGAATCAACCCGTTGAAGTCGCTCGTGTAGAAATGCAGAGCTTAACCAATGGTACTCAAAATTCCTCCAGAGGAATCGTTGCTACGATCCGTTCTGTTTACGACAGCAATGGAATCAAAGGCTTGTACAGAGGTGTTGTTCCACGAATGGGCCTTGGTGCGTATCAAACTGTCGTAATGGTCTTTTTAGCAGACAGTATTCGctcttttttcaatcagGATTAA
- the pet2 gene encoding Golgi phosphoenolpyruvate transmembrane transporter Pet2, whose amino-acid sequence MSVPEKIEQVLFHEKIGFIFLCLLWYLCSAVTNTSSKSIFNDVSCPVTLTFLQFGFVAFFSAVCLLIRRFFGNGSGIQRPSKLVLSTTLPLSVFQIGGHVFGSLATTRIPVSTVHTVKALSPLFTVLAYRFLFQHSYSSTAYFSLVPLTLGVTLACSFELSADLCGLFYALISTFIFVSQNIFGKKIFTEAKKHGNASKKSHYNKLNLLLYSSGMAFLVMIPVWLHQEGFEYLPVIGSPVFFNVFHNGLSHFFQNILAFTLLSIISPVAYSIASLIKRIFVIVVSILWFRQPTSLTQAMGIALTAVGLYLYDRSKKLSPLDTKKVKLFEEKALGLESQPSSRVSSEVFSGTSSPLSEKNLSHRFPRLDSVVPLISNSPITPTSLSAKEPTSAPLHSPFRSLSMEPNRSENSSLEDDSSYPAKLPSYTPPPGVFKAPRPERPWTAEALPALRI is encoded by the exons ATGTCTGTACCTGAGAAAATTGAACAGGTCTTGTTCCATGAAAAGATTGGATTCATATTCCTCTGTCTTCTATGGTACCTATGTAGTGCGGTAAC AAATACAAGTTCTAAGAGCATTTTCAACGATGTTTCTTGTCCCGTCACTCTAACTTTTCTGCAATTCGGCttcgttgctttttttaGCGCCGTTTGTCTGCTCATTCGGCggttttttggaaatggcTCTGGAATCCAAAGGCCCTCAAAATTAGTGCTTTCGACAACGCTACCATTGAGCGTTTTTCAGATTGGAGGACATGTGTTTGGTAGTTTAGCAACAACCAGAATCCCTGTATCCACGGTACACACCGTCAAGGCACTTTCCCCTCTTTTCACAGTTTTGGCATAccgatttctttttcagcaTTCATATTCCTCAACAGCCTACTTTTCTCTTGTCCCGCTTACTCTAGGTGTGACTCTGGCTTGTTCCTTTGAACTTTCCGCGGATTTATGCGGATTGTTTTACGCATTAATTTCtacatttatttttgtttctcaaAATATTTTCGGTAAGAAAATCTTTACAGAAGCCAAAAAGCATGGCAATGCTTCTAAGAAGAGCCATTATAACAAATTAAATCTTTTGCTTTACTCTTCCGGTATGGCATTTCTTGTGATGATTCCAGTTTGGCTTCATCAAGAAGGATTCGAATACCTTCCAGTCATAGGATCGCCGGTCTTTTTCAACGTTTTCCATAATGGTTTGTCCcactttttccaaaacattCTTGCTTTTACGCTACTGAGCATCATTTCACCCGTTGCCTATTCGATTGCCAGTTTGATCAAGCGTATCTTTGTTATTGTCGTTTCCATTTTGTGGTTTCGACAACCCACGAGTTTAACCCAAGCCATGGGAATTGCATTGACGGCTGTTGGTCTGTATTTGTATGATCGCAGCAAAAAGTTGTCGCCCTTAGATACGAAAAAGGTCAAActctttgaagaaaaggcgCTTGGCTTGGAATCTCAACCATCGAGCAGAGTTTCCTCTGAGGTGTTTAGTGGAACGAGTTCGCCTTTatcagaaaaaaatttatcgCACAGGTTTCCCCGTCTCGACAGCGTTGTCCCTCTTATTTCCAATTCTCCTATAACTCCCACCTCTCTATCAGCCAAGGAGCCTACTTCAGCCCCCCTTCATTCTCCTTTCCGTAGTCTCTCTATGGAACCAAATCGTTCCGAAAACTCTTCTCTTGAAGATGACTCGTCGTATCCAGCCAAGCTGCCGAGCTATACGCCGCCACCCGGTGTATTCAAAGCTCCTCGTCCAGAGCGTCCTTGGACTGCAGAAGCATTGCCTGCTTTAAGGATTTAA
- the emc7 gene encoding ER membrane protein complex subunit Emc7, producing MRLFFILGLCFVCFVQMSMQATVEGKIVPNMVMKRWKDLPYDTRAKLSSKTSIKDSPVQRNGQFSFANIESGTYHLRFESVEYDFAQFHIIVNESQVHAYYTTAGEERSLTTALNSASHPITARAVQKHEYLQGPRKFSLFRLLKSPMMLLSLASVGLVFILPKMSQQARSLEVAQQEQEAGVTKKTT from the coding sequence ATGAGActgttttttattttgggGTTATGCTTCGTTTGCTTTGTTCAAATGTCGATGCAAGCAACAGTAGAGGGAAAAATCGTTCCTAATATGGTAATGAAAAGATGGAAAGATCTGCCATACGATACGCGTGCAAAACTAAGCTCGAAAACCTCGATCAAGGACTCACCAGTTCAACGGAATGGTCAATTCAGCTTTGCAAATATAGAGAGTGGAACATACCACTTGCGTTTTGAAAGCGTCGAATATGATTTTGCACAGTTCCATATCATCGTAAACGAATCTCAGGTGCATGCTTATTACACGACAGCCGGAGAAGAGAGATCTTTGACAACCGCCCTGAACAGTGCATCACATCCCATTACTGCTCGCGCCGTGCAAAAGCATGAATACTTACAAGGACCGAGAAAATTCTCTCTATTTCGTCTTTTAAAGAGTCCAATGATGCTGTTGTCCTTAGCGTCTGTCGGCTTGGTTTTCATTCTTCCCAAAATGAGCCAGCAAGCTCGATCCTTGGAGGTTGCTCAGCAAGAACAAGAGGCAGGAGTGACAAAAAAGACTACATAG